A window from Eubalaena glacialis isolate mEubGla1 chromosome 1, mEubGla1.1.hap2.+ XY, whole genome shotgun sequence encodes these proteins:
- the ZNF239 gene encoding zinc finger protein 239, with protein sequence MESEEYLSLKVPSQMATQDSSVTFCKNEPQDPQESKSLFVTEESTERKISEGKSPPIDHCSEKLQNKLVSDVKEVVSPSFRGETICQIGQSKESLDPFDCNHKDMCGWKSWVISRSHQRAHTEEKPCTHYDCGKIHTTSPGGHPGEKIHTAEKLYRCSQCGRDFSERSELVLHQRDHTEEKPYRCDQCGKGFTRSSSLLIHREVHADEKPYKCDKCGKGFTRSSSLLIHHSVHTGEKPYKCDKCGKGFTQSSKLHIHQRVHTGEKPYECGECGMSFSQRSNLHIHQRIHTGERPYKCGECGKGFSQSSNLHIHRCSHTGEKPYQCYECGKGFSQSSDLRIHLRVHTGEKPYHCGKCGKGFSQSSKLLIHQRVHTGEKPYECSKCGKGFSQSSNLHIHQRVHRKDPH encoded by the coding sequence ATGGAAAGTGAAGAATATTTGTCTTTGAAAGTCCCAAGCCAAATGGCCACACAGGACTCCTCAGTGACGTTCTGTAAGAATGAGCCCCAAGATCCTCAGGAAAGCAAAAGTCTGTTTGTAACTGAAGAAAGCACTGAGAGGAAAATCTCAGAGGGGAAAAGTCCTCCCATCGACCATTGTTCAGAGAAACTTCAAAATAAACTTGTGTCTGATGTAAAAGAAGTGGTCTCGCCCTCATTCAGAGGTGAGACAATATGCCAGATTGGCCAGTCGAAAGAATCCTTGGATCCCTTTGACTGTAACCACAAGGACATGTGTGGTTGGAAATCATGGGTGATCAGTCGTAGTCATCAGAGAGCTCATACAGAGGAGAAGCCCTGTACCCATTATGACTGTGGGAAAATACATACCACCAGCCCAGGTGGTCACCCAGGTGAGAAAATCCACACTGCCGAGAAACTATACAGATGTAGTCAGTGTGGTAGGGACTTCAGTGAGCGCTCAGAGCTAGTCCTTCATCAGAGGGACCACACAGAAGAAAAGCCCTACAGATGTGATCAGTGCGGGAAGGGCTTCACGAGAAGCTCAAGTCTCCTCATCCACCGCGAAGTCCACGCAGATGAGAAGCCTTATAAGTGCGACAAGTGTGGGAAGGGCTTCACAAGGAGTTCAAGTCTGCTCATTCATCACTCAGTCCACACAGGCGAGAAGCCTTACAAATGTGACAAGTGCGGGAAGGGCTTTACCCAGAGCTCCAAACTGCATATCCACCAGCGAGTGCACACCGGAGAGAAGCCCTATGAGTGCGGGGAGTGTGGTATGAGCTTCAGTCAGCGCTCCAACCTGCACATCCACCAGCGCATCCATACGGGGGAGAGGCCCTACAAGTGTGGAGAGTGTGGGAAGGGCTTCAGTCAGAGTTCAAACCTTCACATCCACCGGTGCTCACACACGGGGGAGAAGCCTTACCAGTGCTATGAGTGCGGGAAGGGCTTCAGCCAGAGCTCAGACCTCCGCATCCACCTCAGAgtccacactggagagaagccctatcACTGCGGCAAGTGCGGGAAGGGATTCAGCCAGAGCTCCAAACTCCTTATCCACCAGAGAGTCCACACCGGAGAGAAGCCCTACGAGTGCAGCAAGTGTGGGAAGGGCTTCAGCCAGAGCTCCAACCTCCACATCCACCAGCGGGTCCACAGGAAAGATCCCCATTAA